In Bacteroidota bacterium, one DNA window encodes the following:
- a CDS encoding YceI family protein encodes MKKVIALFAFMLLGASLFSQTKWVVDNVHSSVKFTVTHLVISEVEGYFKSYNGTVMAKKPDFAGSSIDFTVDVNSISTDNDTRDKHLKSADFFEVEKYPQMTFKSTSFRKISGNKYQLNGNLTIHGITKPVKFDVTYGGTAKDGYGNIKAGFKAVSKVNRFDYGLKWNALTEAGGATVGKTVTIELRMEFAKSK; translated from the coding sequence ATGAAAAAAGTTATTGCTCTATTTGCTTTTATGCTCCTGGGAGCATCATTGTTTTCCCAAACGAAATGGGTGGTGGACAATGTTCATTCTTCAGTGAAATTTACAGTCACTCACCTGGTGATTTCTGAAGTTGAAGGTTATTTTAAATCTTACAACGGAACAGTTATGGCCAAAAAGCCTGATTTTGCAGGCTCATCCATCGACTTTACGGTGGATGTAAATTCCATCTCCACAGATAATGATACCCGGGATAAACACCTGAAATCAGCTGATTTCTTTGAGGTAGAAAAATATCCACAGATGACTTTTAAAAGTACTTCTTTCAGAAAAATCTCCGGGAATAAATATCAGTTAAACGGCAACCTTACCATACATGGGATTACCAAACCTGTAAAATTCGATGTAACTTATGGAGGTACGGCAAAAGACGGTTATGGTAATATAAAAGCCGGATTTAAAGCGGTTTCTAAGGTCAACCGTTTCGATTACGGCTTGAAATGGAATGCCCTTACAGAAGCCGGAGGAGCTACTGTAGGAAAGACAGTTACTATTGAACTTAGGATGGAATTTGCAAAATCAAAGTAA
- a CDS encoding glycosyltransferase: MRKFSVIIPVYNRPDELTELLKSLELQSYRNFEVLVIEDGSSLSSNLVAERFKNTLDISYYYKDNSGPGQTRNFGVQKASGDYYVFFDSDCIIPPQYLATVNEVLDKNYTDAYGGPDKAHSSFTPVQKAINYSMTSFFTTGGIRGRKKQLDKFFPRSFNMGISQEVFDKTNGYSEMRFGEDIDLSLRIIETGFKTQLIPDAFVYHKRRTSLKKFYKQVYNSGIARINLYKRHPHSLKMVHLLPAVFVAGNVLLLLLSLWNIIFLLPLLLYILLIIADSFLLEKNILVALLSPVASYIQLFGYGLGFFHALDKRILRGEDEFSAFSKNFYK, translated from the coding sequence ATGCGCAAGTTCTCGGTAATCATTCCTGTTTATAACCGGCCCGATGAATTGACGGAATTATTAAAGAGTCTGGAACTGCAATCATACAGAAACTTTGAAGTTTTGGTCATTGAAGATGGTTCGAGCTTATCAAGTAACCTGGTAGCCGAAAGGTTCAAAAACACATTGGATATCAGTTATTATTACAAGGATAATTCCGGCCCCGGGCAAACCAGAAATTTCGGTGTTCAAAAGGCTTCGGGTGATTATTATGTTTTTTTTGATTCGGATTGTATTATTCCACCGCAGTATCTGGCGACAGTCAATGAGGTATTGGATAAAAATTATACAGATGCTTATGGAGGCCCGGACAAGGCTCATTCATCATTCACTCCCGTTCAAAAGGCCATAAACTATTCCATGACTTCGTTTTTTACTACCGGAGGAATACGAGGCAGGAAGAAACAACTGGATAAGTTTTTCCCGCGCAGCTTCAATATGGGTATATCCCAGGAAGTGTTTGACAAAACCAACGGCTATTCTGAAATGCGCTTTGGCGAAGATATTGACCTAAGCCTTCGCATAATCGAAACAGGTTTTAAGACGCAACTCATTCCGGATGCTTTTGTTTATCACAAACGCCGGACCAGCCTTAAAAAATTCTACAAACAGGTCTATAATTCAGGGATAGCCCGGATAAACCTTTACAAACGGCATCCCCATTCGCTCAAGATGGTTCATTTATTGCCTGCAGTTTTTGTGGCAGGTAATGTTCTTCTTCTGCTTCTTAGTCTTTGGAATATAATATTCCTGTTGCCACTGTTGCTTTATATTCTTTTAATTATTGCAGACTCATTCCTTCTGGAAAAAAATATTCTGGTGGCTCTGCTTTCGCCCGTGGCTAGTTACATACAACTATTTGGCTATGGACTGGGTTTTTTTCATGCCCTTGATAAAAGAATTTTACGCGGTGAAGATGAATTCTCGGCCTTTTCAAAAAATTTCTACAAATAA
- a CDS encoding glycosyltransferase family 2 protein yields the protein MDISVIVPLFNEEESLPELAAWIKRVMDEHNFSYEVIMVDDGSNDHSWKVVESLSEGNPAIKGIKFRRNYGKSAALYKGFKIAAGDVVITMDADLQDSPDEIPELYRMIMEENYDLVSGWKKRRYDPISKTLPSKFFNWTARRVTHIKLHDFNCGLKAYKNTVVKSIEVFGEMHRYIPVMVKKAGFTRIGEKVVQHRKRKYGVSKFGLERFVHGYLDMLTISFISKFGKSPMHFFGVLGTLMFILGFFAVLYIGIDKWYCLQHHIKALLIAQTPYFYLSLTAMILGTQLFLAGFLGELITRNSSDRNAYLVEKEIL from the coding sequence ATGGATATTTCAGTAATAGTACCACTCTTTAACGAAGAAGAATCTTTGCCTGAATTGGCTGCCTGGATTAAACGGGTAATGGATGAACATAATTTCAGCTACGAAGTGATTATGGTTGATGACGGCAGCAACGATCATTCCTGGAAAGTTGTTGAATCACTCTCTGAAGGAAATCCGGCTATAAAAGGGATAAAATTCAGAAGAAACTATGGCAAATCTGCCGCTTTATATAAGGGTTTTAAAATTGCCGCAGGTGATGTGGTCATAACCATGGATGCAGACCTGCAGGATAGTCCTGATGAAATCCCGGAGCTTTACAGAATGATCATGGAAGAAAATTATGATCTGGTCTCAGGATGGAAAAAGAGACGCTACGACCCCATTTCCAAGACTCTTCCAAGCAAGTTTTTCAACTGGACGGCCCGCAGGGTTACACACATTAAATTACACGATTTTAATTGCGGACTCAAGGCATATAAAAATACGGTGGTTAAAAGCATTGAGGTTTTTGGTGAAATGCACCGCTATATCCCGGTGATGGTGAAAAAAGCCGGATTTACCCGCATTGGTGAGAAAGTCGTTCAACACAGAAAAAGGAAATATGGAGTTTCAAAATTCGGGCTGGAACGTTTTGTTCATGGCTATCTTGATATGCTGACCATATCCTTTATATCAAAATTCGGAAAAAGCCCTATGCATTTCTTTGGCGTCTTAGGCACCCTGATGTTTATCCTGGGTTTCTTTGCCGTACTTTATATTGGCATTGATAAATGGTATTGCCTTCAACACCATATCAAAGCATTACTCATTGCCCAGACCCCTTATTTTTATTTATCCCTGACTGCAATGATACTGGGTACTCAATTGTTTCTGGCAGGTTTTTTAGGGGAACTGATAACCAGAAACTCTTCAGACAGAAATGCCTACCTGGTTGAAAAAGAAATTTTATAA